The window catcgtatgttgatgcagcctctgagaggccatcgtatgttgaaattatcgtatgtcagggtcattgtaggtcgggggggtcactgtacaaggttatgtactatatgtatagtcagtataaagttatgttttttgtatataaagtataaaggacctttggaggaccaatgtaaatgtctaaaggacctttggagttatcacatgttatgttatcacatgctacccagagagcaccagttaaacacaggacctgcagcttgacctatgggcttcttgctcagcctccctttataagagggggaaccATTACAATCTGCTCTCTTTCACcatcactcctgctgaggaacagcacAGCACACACATCACAGctcctgtgtccagtacacctggaggccataaagcctgcacaccagccacattgtcagtaagtcaactcatctatgtctgctgtctctactaaagtcaagtcactagtcaaatcaattatagtcagagtggctgtattgaagtctgacccaaaagtactgctagtcccagcaagctgtaaggccctttccgtgttactggtcgactctctgagattctggccgagctgtagagactataacaactgtctgacctcagtaaatcctccgttaaaccataacctggtcgtggactctcatttcactgcctagccattgggatatatagaaacatagaatgtgtcggcagataagaaccatttggcccatctagtctgcccaataaatagtccctggccctatcttatatgagggatagcctTATTCTTGTCCTATGTGTGCCCCCATCCCCTGTACCCCAGCCTGTGCACTCCtacccagttttttttatatcttaaCATTGGTTCATAGATTAAAAATCACCATAAGACACATACAAACATGTCAACTTGTGAACTCTGATATTAAAATGGTTtgctttattttactttattgtaGCTGTGCATTTTGCTTCTTTTACCTTTAGCTTTTACCTCCTACAGGGATCCATTCAGACCAGGAGCTTAATCAGGTCATGATCTAGCAAAAGCATAAAACAAAAGAGAGCATCTTCTTTCAATAAAGACCAGATATGACTTACGGTAGCTAATCCTAATGGAAATATATTTACACTAAACAAGTAGCACCCTGTAGTTTGGAACTTCTTTTTTTCAATTGGCAGTGCACTTTGTTGGATTAAGATAGCTATCAATTATTTGAGTGCTTTTGCCATTCACTAAGGTAATAGGTTGCTGAAAACTAAATCCCTAAAGAATAACTAAGAGGTGGCAAACTTTTCTTTCAGATGCTAATTATGTTGttgagtatacatatatatatatagcaagaaTCTCCACAGCATTAttggaaagatttttttattttttagatctgCCTCAGGCCTCGCAAAAGAATGGTAAGAATGATTAGCTTAGGCTATCCACTCATAATATCTTTATCCATTCTATCCCAAGGCTTCCTGTTTTCCTTGTCAAAGTCTATCCGAAAGGCAGAGAATGACGTCTTACTGGACACTATTGCTCTAAGGAAAGCATTAAGGAATGGAGACACGATATACAAATCCTCAACTAACCCACAGGACCAGTACTCTATGGatgaaggagaagaagaaagaGCTATAAAGGTAAACAAACTATATACAAATATAGAACTTAAAATAATATGCCTCACGTATGCTAATATATTCCAGTATGGTGTAAAGCTAAATGTTAACCCATGGTGCTTTACAgatttctacaaatgtttttcctATTGTTAAATTCTAATATCATTACAAACCTTATTCTTCTGCAGAGTGCAGGGTCTGAAAACACTTACTTCAGCCATGAAGGTGTCCCATTAAATGTCGGTGTGAAACAGATCCCATTTTCAACACTTAAAAGCTCATCCCAAAACTCAGAGAATGGTGATGAGAATGTTGAGCTTAcacatgaaagaagagatctcgGGGAAGAAGAAAACGCAGCAAAGTTACCAATTGGGAGAAGAGACTTTGATAGTAAGTATAAAGCGAAAACCCTTTAAAAGTGCATACGATTTAAAGATTGCTTCCTGTCCTGCTGTGTCTTTAAGGGAGAGAATATATGTAAATGGGTGATAACTGACTTAGTGATAGGAAGCAGAGAGTGGGGATCAATGGGActctctggttgggtgacagttacaagtggggtaccacaggggtcagtactgggtcaacTTCTTTTcaatgttttttaaccccttattaaatttgacgtgtctctttaaatggtaataactttagaacactttctgaatggagcgattctgagatagttttttcgtgacaaattgtactttatataagtggtgcatttttgttgacacatgaaaaactcacaaatattgtgaaaaactggaaaattgttgtctttttttttactatttcttTTATGGTGTTACAATTAtggcccattttatatagctttttatggattttttttttccttttactgagcaaaattctttttcctttcttcttTTGACTGCagcactgaaggggttaactgtcaggatcGGAGCACAGCTCCGCTCCTGACAGCTGCCCGGCTATATGCTATTGCCGGCCCCGGCAGCCGATCGCCGCACGCATGCTCGCCATGCCGTGATCGGGAATGGATGTATATATATgaccatttgcgttaagtcacggggaaaatgtacatatatacactgctcaaaaaaattaagggaacactaagataacatatcctagatctgagtgaactaatcgtatgaaatacttttgtctttacatagttgaatgcgctgactaGAGAAGAGCAAACTTCCAGTAATTTGATTTGTCATGAACTTTTCGGctcagcgtttgctgactttagcctgcataaatgagttcagctttcaggtgcacctgaaagctgaactcatttatgcaggctaaagtcagcaactgccaagccaagaagttcacgacaaatcaaattactggaagttcgctcatctctagcgctgacaacaaaaaaaatcacaaaaattatcaatggaaatcaaattgcacacacacatttgtggcctgctggaggtcattttgcagggctctggcaatgctcctccttgcacaaaggcggaggtagcggtcctgctgctgggttgttgccctcctacggcctcatccatgtctcctggtagcgcctccatgctctggacactacgctgacagacacagcaagccttcttgccaaagctcgcatcgatgtgccatcctggatgagctgcactacctgagccacttgagtGGATTGTAGACTCTGTTTCATTCTACCACTAGAGtggaagcactgccagcattcaaagggaccaaaacatcagccaggaagcataggaactgagaagtggtctgtggtcaccacatgcagaAAAACTccattattgggggtgtcttgctaattgcctataatttccacctgttgtctgttccatttgcacagtagcatgtgaaattgattgtcaatcagtgttgcttcctgagtggacagtgtgatttcacagaagtgtcattgacttggagttacattgggttgtttaagtgttcccttttatttatgtatttattgtttttgagcagtgtgtgtatatatatatatatatatatatatatatatatatacacacacacgtcaatttgcggcaaggggttaatgaccttgtaaagggattacagagtagaattgtaatatttgcagatgacactaaactgggtaaggtgatcaccacagaggaagataaaataatattacagagggatctgggaaaGCTGGGCACAGATATGGCCATTGAAGTTTAAACTTTTGAGGACATTTTATTAGCCATAGCTCCTTCAAATTTTCACCCACatggccatatgagggcttgtttaatgctggaccaactgtactttgtaatgaaatcactttaCCTCAAAATCTATAGAGGAGCccataaaatattatttatgaggcaaaattgaaaaatcccccacAATTTTTGCAACCTTTAGGAGTTTATGCAATGTGATTATAGTTAGAATgatacgttatctttattctggaaACCCATACGATTACAACGATATCCAATTAATTTATGTAAATTAACTTCTAGTAAGAATCCCTATTTatggtgccgtgatctgtagcttttattggtatcattttattttcatgggactttcttgcttttcatttattttttttcttgtttatgaAGCAACAAAATATCATAAATTCTGTACTTTATGTTCATGCCAATTACCATGTGGTTTCATTATTGTTTTAATAGTTATTACATTtctgcacacagtgataccacatatgttaatttgttTTTGATTAAACTTATTTGGAGAGAGGCTTAtttacatttaacttttttttttttttattgaattcaaAATTTTCTAGTCCCCATGAGGGACTATggggagaatttatcaagggTAGTGTAAGTGAATGTTTTGTTTGGTTGTTTAGCACCATTAAATTTGTGTGGTGGAAAATGTGTACGTGCACCAAATTAACTGGTGAagagcatgtgataaatatggtgctggtACACATTTTTCACTTAAGTACCCTAGCTTGTATGGTGCCTCCTCTGACTTTTTAACCAGTTTGACTAAAATGTGAGGCTTTTTACAAATGCtatccacagccagttttgtaagacAACTGATCTTGTGTAGATTTAAGACAAATTGATTACGCTTTGACAAATTCTACAACAAATCGCTAATGATAGATCAATTTCCACTACAATAATCCCttaaggaaattcttttctttttggctttcttttagtcataaccacagtgctctctgctgacacctctgtccatagcaggagaaaatccccatagcaaacatatgctgctctggatagttcctaaaatggacagaggtgtcatcagaaagcactgtggtcgtgacagaaaagaaaagaatttcctctgtagtatacagctgctaataattactggaagtattaagagtttttaatagaagtaatttacaaatctgtttaactttctggcaccagtttttttttttttttttttgggctaggAGCAATAGAGAATTGATCAGACAGCTAGAAGGGAGGCAagtaccctcccgctgtcctctcagctgatcaggacactttcattttagacgccgcgatcaaagtctaaagggttaatgccgggcattggcccgatcggcTTAGCCCCACATTAACCctgtgtcctggctgctaatagcagtagGGACCCGCAGGGTTTGAAGTGTTCTCTGCTCGTGAAAATGCTTTAAACCCCAGTAACGGGACCTAAAGGACTCGGGGGGCgtacaccctgcgtccccaaggtgttaaaGTTGCTAAAAATCTGTGCATAACAGACCTTAATTTCTTGTGTAAACCAAAAGTTGAAAGACCGACAAATCCTGCAACAACTCAACCcctttttttaaaccaaaacaaacaaacaaacaaacaatgagACTATAGAATGCTCAACCCTAttttgttgtgatgtctgactcaagttCAAGAGGGGCCTGAAcgcttttcttgaaaaatttaaatGGCATGTTATGGGTACTAGAATTCTGGAGACAGGGAGTTTGAAAGGAATTGTCCTATCTGCCTCACAatggttttttttccccctctctctttcaccttcctctggatcaacagatggttataggttgaactttatagACTcgtcatttttattttcagccttaCAAACCATGTAACATGTGTAGCATCATAGCATTAGTAATACCCACCTAGATATAAAAGGTATTGTGGCACAATTGTACAATGCTCTCCAAACTTACAGTGGCCTTCTGTTACAatattttaaccataaaatggtaaattctagacCACTGTATCTTGAatccatacaatgctacggacagtccagatcagaaaacgtgtcaatggctggaggaACTGAtcgatcagaatgggcattcactggtgaaacacctgtattactgaagtgcatgcactgactggctgtctggcagCACcttcctacagtacaggaaggtactacATATTCTATACTACACTTTACCTGAGTAagggttagctgcttctttggataccaggtgagggtggctttatattacttttttttaggacacacTACCATGAAGAAGCTCTTGCCCTCTACATAGACTGATTTACAGCAGCTCTTCcttacttttatgtgtaaggatttactttaaccctttaaagacgcagggtttttccattttttcctaatcaccttctaaaaatcataacgctttcaattttgcatataAAATTACATATGATTgcctattttttgcgccaccaattctttgcagggagtcatttcacccaaaaatccacagcaaaacggaaaaaaaattcattgtgcgaccaaatagaagaaaaattttcattttgcttctgtttctacgcagtgcatttttcggtaaaaataacaccttatctttattctgtagacccatatggttaaaatgataccctacttatataggttggaaaaaaattctcatcttctaacccctataactttatttttccatgtacgggctggtatgaggactcatttttgcgccatgttctgaagtttttattggtaccatttttgtattgatttgactttttgatcgctttttattcattttttccatgacctaaaaaagtgaccaaaaatacgctattttggacttttttttgcgcgtacgtcattgaccgtgcgatttaattaaagatacatttttatagttcagacatttccgcacgcggcgattccacatgtttatttacatcgaaaaagggggcgattcaaacttattagggaaggggttaaatgacgtttgttagctttttttttttgcagtgttgtagtcctatagcactgcacacactgatctcttatactgatccctgcaaagccatagctttgcatggatcagcaagataggggctcgattgctaaaGCCTgtaagctcaggcttggagcaatcaaatgccgatcggacgcgacggagcaaggttagGGGGTCTCTGctcgcgtcccagctgatcggaatatcgcgattttatcgcgatgtcccgatcagcccgactgagctgccaggaagagtTTACtttttttagatgcggcgatcaactttgatcgccgcgtctaaagggttaatagcacgggcACAAagatcggtgccacacgctattagcccagggtcccggctatcattagcagctgggaccgacccggtctgatgcggggtcatggcgtgaccccgttttaaacactgggactgGGGgaggggcatacaggtacgcccttcgtcctgaaggagttaaatctattagttatctacttattcttCACTAATGCtaacttttcctatttttggtgcCTCAGAACCAATaaccagatttccatagagttatggtctaaaTATGGTCTGGTATGTTGAAACTAGAGGGACCACCGTATAGTGatttatagtatagtattcaacAAGGGGTGTCTGGCTCTTGTCATAGGACACGAGATTCTTATGTTTTTATAGTTGAATAAGTGGGCTCAACCACAAAGAGTAATATTGATGGGTGCTTATCTATGCTTTAAGACAAAATGCACAACCAATTAGAAAAAGCAAAGCAAATCGTGATAGCACACCAGAGAATGTCAAAATTAATCTTTATTATACAGAAATAGCCATATAtagattaaaaacatttaaaagaggATGTCCACAAAGCATTTCTGACCACCTTAAGC is drawn from Hyla sarda isolate aHylSar1 chromosome 4, aHylSar1.hap1, whole genome shotgun sequence and contains these coding sequences:
- the PMCH gene encoding pro-MCH isoform X3 yields the protein MTYGFLFSLSKSIRKAENDVLLDTIALRKALRNGDTIYKSSTNPQDQYSMDEGEEERAIKSAGSENTYFSHEGVPLNVGVKQIPFSTLKSSSQNSENGDENVELTHERRDLGEEENAAKLPIGRRDFDMLRCMLGRVYRPCWQI
- the PMCH gene encoding pro-MCH isoform X2, with translation MVRMISLGYPLIISLSILSQGFLFSLSKSIRKAENDVLLDTIALRKALRNGDTIYKSSTNPQDQYSMDEGEEERAIKSAGSENTYFSHEGVPLNVGVKQIPFSTLKSSSQNSENGDENVELTHERRDLGEEENAAKLPIGRRDFDMLRCMLGRVYRPCWQI
- the PMCH gene encoding pro-MCH isoform X4 — translated: MPTGFLFSLSKSIRKAENDVLLDTIALRKALRNGDTIYKSSTNPQDQYSMDEGEEERAIKSAGSENTYFSHEGVPLNVGVKQIPFSTLKSSSQNSENGDENVELTHERRDLGEEENAAKLPIGRRDFDMLRCMLGRVYRPCWQI
- the PMCH gene encoding pro-MCH isoform X1 is translated as MRGKELPIELRDRIALKVPKSTVASIILKCFLFSLSKSIRKAENDVLLDTIALRKALRNGDTIYKSSTNPQDQYSMDEGEEERAIKSAGSENTYFSHEGVPLNVGVKQIPFSTLKSSSQNSENGDENVELTHERRDLGEEENAAKLPIGRRDFDMLRCMLGRVYRPCWQI